GAAAATCTTTTCTTTCAATATCTGCCTGTATAAGTATTGAGATAAGAGTACCAATAGCGATTCCAGGATGATTTTGAACTGTTACAAGCCTTTTTGTTTCCGGATGCAGCAGATGGATATGGCTCCCGGTCCGGCGTATCGGTTCATAACCAAAAGCAGAAAGCGTTTTAATAACTTTAAGTGCTGACAGCAGAGGTATTTTCGACAAGGCTGTCCACATCTATTTCCAATGCTCTGAGTTTATGTCTGTCTGGTGCAAGTTCCACTAAAATCCGATAATGCTCTTCAAGACCTTTCCGGAGATTATTTACTGCCTCTTCTTCTGATAAACCCTGATCTGCAACATTTGAGAGAAGATCCACTGCAACGAAATATTTCCCTTCTTTGTGAACTTCAATGATGGTCTTCATGATATGATATACTATGTCAGATTAAAATATATATTTTTAGTATAGGAAAAAGAGCTAATCCCTATTCCAATGAGAATATAATGGTTTCAGGCATTCATGATCCGGATTTAAACCTGACTGTGCTTATGCTTTCGTTCTCAACGGGCACGAATAATTTGATATTTATCCACTGTTAAAAATGCCCAGCCGGGCCGGTTCAAAAATCCACACTTAGGCCGGATTTGGTAGTCATCAGTATTTTTCACAGAAAGACTGAGTTA
The sequence above is a segment of the Methanoplanus limicola DSM 2279 genome. Coding sequences within it:
- a CDS encoding type II toxin-antitoxin system HicA family toxin, whose protein sequence is MWTALSKIPLLSALKVIKTLSAFGYEPIRRTGSHIHLLHPETKRLVTVQNHPGIAIGTLISILIQADIERKDFLSHLK